Part of the Vicingaceae bacterium genome, GCCGGCCAAACTGACATTTTTGTAAGAAAGTTTGTCTCTTTCATAATTTTTTAATATATCCTCTGCATAGGCATTGACAGGAAACGTTTCTGCAGGATAAGGATCAATGCCCAAATCAATTAATGCCTGCAAGCTTTGCCTGCGGATAATCTCTTGTTCGGATAATTGTCTTGACATAATGAATTTTTAATGCGGCAAAATAACATAAATTTATTGATTGTGTAAATTTTAAAATGAGGTTGATGAGGACATTTTTTGTATTTGGTTTAAAAAATAAAAATTTGAAAATTAAATAAATCTGCAATAAAAGATGTGGAATATCGCGATCAAAACACTTTATAATGACTAAAACAAAAAAATGCCATATTGTATTAAAAACGTCGTAAATTCGCAGTTTAAAATTTAATGAAATTTATGCGTGAAATCAGAATGGTTGATTTAATCAGCCAATACAAAAAGATTGAGGACGAGGTTAATCAGGCGGTTATCAATGTCATGAACCGGGCCGCATTTATCAAAGGGCCGGAGGTTTATTCTTTTGAAGAGAATTTGGCAAAATACCTGAATGTGAAACATGCCATCGGGGTTGCCAATGGCACGGATGCTTTGCAAATAGCGATGATGGCGCTTGACTTACAGCCGGGTGATGAGGTAATTACGGCAAGTTTCACCTATGTGGCAACCGCCGAGGTTATTGCATTGTTAAAGTTGACACCTGTGCTGGTCGACGTTAACGAAGATGATTTTACGTTGGATATTGAGCAGGTAAAGAAAGCCATCACACCCAAAACCAAAGCCATCGTGCCTGTGCATCTTTTTGGACAGAGTGCAGCCATGGAGGAATTGATGGAACTGGCAGACAAGCATGGGTTATATGTCATTGAAGATAATGCACAAGCCATTGGTTGTGATTATTTTTATAAAAATGGACAATCTAAAAAAACCGGCACGATCGGTCACATAGGTTGCACCTCATTTTTTCCTTCAAAAAATCTCGGATGTTTTGGTGATGGTGGAGCAATTTTTACCAATGACGACCATTTGGCACAAAAAATAAGAATGATTGCCAATCATGGACAGAGCAAACAATATTATCATGATATGATTGGTGTGAACTCACGATTAGATACCATTCAAGCAGCCATTTTGGATATTAAATTGAAGCATTTGGACGAATACAACCATCTTCGTCAAAAAGCAGCCGATTTTTATGACAAAAAATTTTCAGGTCATTCTCACATAATAACACCAAAAAGAAACAAACATTCCAAACATGTTTTTCATCAATACACCTTGCGAATTACAAATGGGCAAAGAGATCAGTTGAAAACCCATTTGCAGGAAAAAGGCATTCCGTCTATGATATATTATCCCGTGCCACTTCATCAACAAAAAGCATACAGGGATGCAAGGTATGAAGAAGGTAATTTCCCGATAACGGAGCGTTTGTGCAGAGAAGTTTTATCTTTGCCTATGCATACCGAATTGGATCAAGAACAATTGAATTATATAACTGATTCGGTGCTGGAATTTTTTAATTAATTTTTAAACATGAAAATAACTGTAATAGGAACCGGATATGTAGGATTGGTCACGGGAACATGTTTGGCCGAGACAGGGAACCAAGTTTTGTGTGTAGATATTGACGAAGAAAAAATAAAAAAATTAAAAAGCGGCATAATACCCATCTACGAGCCACATTTGGATGTGATATTCGAAAGGAATCAGAAACAAGGACGATTGAAATTTACTACTTCTTTGCAAGAGGGAGTAGATCATGGAGAGGTGATTTTTTTGGCCTTACCCACACCACCAAAAGAAGATGGATCGGCGGATCTTAAATATGTGTTGGAAGTTTCCGAACAGATTGCCCATTTGATGAAATCATATAAAATTATCGTTAGTAAAAGCACAGTTCCGGTTGGTACGGTAGAAAAAATCACCAATTTAATCAAAGAAATTACCCAGGTTCCATTTGATGTGGTGTCAAATCCGGAGTTTTTAAGGGAAGGTTTTGCTGTAGATGATTTTATGAAACCCGACCGCGTGGTCATAGGTACATCCTCTGAAAAAGCCGCCCAAATTATGAAAGATTTATATAAACCTTTTGTCAGGCAGGGTAATCCGATATTGATTATGGATGAAAAATCGGCGGAACTAACCAAATATGCGGCCAACGCTTTTTTAGCCACGAAAATCACATTTATGAATGAAATAGCCAATTATTGCGAGAAAGTCGGTGCAAATGTCGATAATGTCAGAATCGGCATTGGTTTGGATGAACGTATCGGAAAAAGATTTTTATTTCCGGGGGTGGGGTATGGTGGCAGTTGTTTTCCCAAGGATGTAAAAGCACTCATTCAATCGGGTCAAGAACAAAATATCCGGTTTAAGATATTGGAGGCGGTTGATGAGGTAAATAACAGACAGAAGCAAGTTCTTTTAGACAAAATCGAGGCTTTTTTTCAAGGAAATATTGAAGGGAGAAAATTTGCAGTATGGGGATTGTCTTTCAAACCCGATACAGACGATATAAGAGAAGCTCCTTCATTGGTTATTATAAAATCTTTGATCGAAAGAGGGGCTAACGTATCTGCATATGACCCTGAAGCAATGAATAATGTGAGAAAAGAATTGGGTGATATTATTCATTATGCACAAGACATGTATGAAGCTTTGGAAGGGAGTGATGCTTTGATTATAGTGACAGAATGGAATGTATTTCGCACACCCGATCTTGATAAAGTGAAAAGTTTGTTGAAACAACCGGTAATATTTGACGGAAGAAATGTATTTGATTGGAATGATATGCAAGGTAAAGGATTTTATTATTTTAGCATCGGACGTAAAGCTGTAATACCTCAATGAAACGGGTTTTAATCACAGGTGCTGCCGGGTTTATCGGATCTCATTTATGTGAAAGATTCCTGAATGAAGGGTTTCATGTGATTGCCATGGATAACCTGATCACAGGAGATCTGAAGAACATAGAAGCCTTTTTCCCACACCCTCACTTTGAATTTTATTTTCACGACGTTACAAAATTTGTACATGTTCCCGGGATTTACATTATATCTTGCACTTTGCTTCTCCCGCAAGCCCTATCGATTATTTGAAAATACCTATACAGACACTCAAAGTAGGATCGCTTGGCACACATAACCTTCTTGGGTTGGCAAAGGCCAAAAAAGCAAGAATATTAGTGGCATCAACTTCCGAGGTGTACGGCGATCCGCTTGTTCACCCTCAACCGGAAACTTATTGGGGAAATGTCAATCCCATTGGCCCGAGAGGCGTATATGATGAAGCCAAACGCTTTCAGGAAGCCATTACTATGGCATATCATCGTTTTCACGGACTCGAAACACGTATTGCACGTATTTTCAATACGTATGGCCCGCGTATGCGATTGAATGATGGCAGGGTTTTACCTGCATTTATTGGGCAGGCGCTGAGAGGTGAAGATCTCACTGTGTTTGGAGATGGATCTCAGACCCGATCATTTTGCTATATCGATGATTTGGTGGAAGGAATTTATCGTTTATTGATGAGTGACTATCCTTATCCCGTCAATCTGGGCAACCCGGATGAAATCACGATAAGAGAATTTGCCGAAGAGATTCTGCGATTGACAGGCACAAATCAAAAAATTGTGTTTAAACCTTTACCGGAAGATGATCCCAAACAAAGGCAACCGGATATTTCGTTGGCAAAAAAAATATTGGGATGGGAGCCCAAGGTTTCACGTGCCGAAGGACTGAAAATGACGTACGAATATTTTAAAAATCTGCCAAAAGAAGAGCTTTATAAAAGAGAACATAAAAATTTTGAAAAATATATTTACCGATGAACGATCAAAAGAAATATTTTGCCCATCCTACGGCAGTTATTGACGAAGGGTGTGAAATTGGGGAAGGTACCAAAATCTGGCATTTTTCACACATTATGCCTCAAGCCAAAATTGGAAAAAATTGCAATATAGGGCAAAATGTGGTAGTATCACCGGGTGTGGTTTTGGGCAATAATGTCAAGGTGCAAAACAACGTATCTATTTACACGGGTGTGATTTGTGAAGATGATGTTTTTTTGGGGCCTTCTTGTGTGTTTACCAATGTCATTAACCCGAGGAGTGCCATCAATCGAAGAAACCAATATCTGTCTACCATTGTAAAAAAAGGGGCTACAATCGGTGCCAATGCCACGATTGTATGTGGCCACAATATAGGTGAGTATGCATTTGTTGGTGCAGGAGCCGTGGTTACAAAAGAAGTTCCGCCTTATGCCCTGGTGGTTGGTAATCCGGCAAGGCAAATAGGGTGGATGAGCGAATTTGGGCACCGTTTGTATTTTGATGAAAAAGGATTGGCTACATGCCCGGAAAGTGGAGAAACATAC contains:
- the porR gene encoding cell surface polysaccharide biosynthesis protein — translated: MKFMREIRMVDLISQYKKIEDEVNQAVINVMNRAAFIKGPEVYSFEENLAKYLNVKHAIGVANGTDALQIAMMALDLQPGDEVITASFTYVATAEVIALLKLTPVLVDVNEDDFTLDIEQVKKAITPKTKAIVPVHLFGQSAAMEELMELADKHGLYVIEDNAQAIGCDYFYKNGQSKKTGTIGHIGCTSFFPSKNLGCFGDGGAIFTNDDHLAQKIRMIANHGQSKQYYHDMIGVNSRLDTIQAAILDIKLKHLDEYNHLRQKAADFYDKKFSGHSHIITPKRNKHSKHVFHQYTLRITNGQRDQLKTHLQEKGIPSMIYYPVPLHQQKAYRDARYEEGNFPITERLCREVLSLPMHTELDQEQLNYITDSVLEFFN
- a CDS encoding UDP-glucose 6-dehydrogenase; the encoded protein is MKITVIGTGYVGLVTGTCLAETGNQVLCVDIDEEKIKKLKSGIIPIYEPHLDVIFERNQKQGRLKFTTSLQEGVDHGEVIFLALPTPPKEDGSADLKYVLEVSEQIAHLMKSYKIIVSKSTVPVGTVEKITNLIKEITQVPFDVVSNPEFLREGFAVDDFMKPDRVVIGTSSEKAAQIMKDLYKPFVRQGNPILIMDEKSAELTKYAANAFLATKITFMNEIANYCEKVGANVDNVRIGIGLDERIGKRFLFPGVGYGGSCFPKDVKALIQSGQEQNIRFKILEAVDEVNNRQKQVLLDKIEAFFQGNIEGRKFAVWGLSFKPDTDDIREAPSLVIIKSLIERGANVSAYDPEAMNNVRKELGDIIHYAQDMYEALEGSDALIIVTEWNVFRTPDLDKVKSLLKQPVIFDGRNVFDWNDMQGKGFYYFSIGRKAVIPQ
- a CDS encoding hypothetical protein (possible pseudo, frameshifted), which gives rise to MKRVLITGAAGFIGSHLCERFLNEGFHVIAMDNLITGDLKNIEAFFPHPHFEFYFHDVTKFVHVPGIYIISCTLLLPQALSII
- a CDS encoding hypothetical protein (possible pseudo, frameshifted); this translates as MKIPIQTLKVGSLGTHNLLGLAKAKKARILVASTSEVYGDPLVHPQPETYWGNVNPIGPRGVYDEAKRFQEAITMAYHRFHGLETRIARIFNTYGPRMRLNDGRVLPAFIGQALRGEDLTVFGDGSQTRSFCYIDDLVEGIYRLLMSDYPYPVNLGNPDEITIREFAEEILRLTGTNQKIVFKPLPEDDPKQRQPDISLAKKILGWEPKVSRAEGLKMTYEYFKNLPKEELYKREHKNFEKYIYR
- a CDS encoding N-acetyltransferase, which encodes MNDQKKYFAHPTAVIDEGCEIGEGTKIWHFSHIMPQAKIGKNCNIGQNVVVSPGVVLGNNVKVQNNVSIYTGVICEDDVFLGPSCVFTNVINPRSAINRRNQYLSTIVKKGATIGANATIVCGHNIGEYAFVGAGAVVTKEVPPYALVVGNPARQIGWMSEFGHRLYFDEKGLATCPESGETYILENNQVKKLIP